Genomic DNA from Gemmatimonadota bacterium:
GACTGGATTCGGGGCGCGGTCCGAAGCGGAGATGCGACACGGTGCGGCTCCCCGCCTTCCGAGAGTCGTAGATGGGTCGAGTCCGATCTCCGGTATCCACGCTCCTGCTGTCGTGATGTCGTCCAGAGCCAGAAGATCCGCAGCGCGCGGAAGGTGGAATTCGATGGCTCAGCGCGTAGATTAGAGGAGTTGATGGTAGGAGTTCGATATGGACTTTCTGGAAAACTCGCAGCCGTGAGTTCGGTGGAAGCGCTGCCGACGTTCATTCGGCTCTTTGGTCGCTACCTCCGCGACCAGGGTCTCCCGATGACGCAGCAACGACAGGCCGTCGCGGAGGTCGTCTTCACTTCAGACGCACACCCGTCGGTCGACGACATCGACCAGTGGCTCCGCGGTCGCGGTGACCGGATCGGGAAGGCCACGATCTACCGCACCCTCGATCTGCTCGTGCGCAGCCGACTCGTAGAGGAGCACGACTTCGGAGAAGGCTTCAAGCGGTACGAGCACCGGCTCTCGCAGCGCCCCGTCCACGAGCACCTCATCTGTCTCGAGTGCGGAATCGTGGTGGAGTTCGAGAGCAGGGAGCTGTACGGCGTTGAGAACCGGGTCCGCCGCGAACGCGGCTTCCTCCCGTTGCGGCACCGGCTGGAGATCTACGGCCTGTGCCGCGCATGCGACGAGGTGGGCGTCGAGCTACCCATCGAGGGCTTTACCTGTCCCATCGAGACCGTCTGACCAGCCCCTTCGTTGCCTGACCAGCGGGACCCTGACGTGCCCGCGCGCTTCGTATGGGTCGTGAACCGGTTCCGGGAGCTGCGCGCGAGAAGGTAGGGGGTAACCAGGCGGGCTCGCGCCTCCAGGACGGCGGGCGTCGGCCCAAGGCGCCCTACATCTGCCGGTACGCCGGCCCGCTCCCACCCTCACGCGGCGTCCACCGAGGCCCCAACACGTCTGTCGCCTTGCAGTCGACACAGTTCGGAGCGTTGACGCGCAGCTCGCTCCCATCGCGCTCGTAGACCCCGGCTGGGCACATGTGCACGAACAGCTCGGCGGCCTCCGCGCTCACGTGTTCGCCCACGAGGAGGTGTGACGGGATATCGTCCCGGGTCTGATTCCCAGACTTGTAGACGCCGTCGACCTTGGAGAA
This window encodes:
- a CDS encoding transcriptional repressor, whose amino-acid sequence is MTQQRQAVAEVVFTSDAHPSVDDIDQWLRGRGDRIGKATIYRTLDLLVRSRLVEEHDFGEGFKRYEHRLSQRPVHEHLICLECGIVVEFESRELYGVENRVRRERGFLPLRHRLEIYGLCRACDEVGVELPIEGFTCPIETV